One genomic segment of Aquipluma nitroreducens includes these proteins:
- a CDS encoding glycosyltransferase family 2 protein → MNPKVDCFFIFTDQFSSQKQIDQCRDSLLVNQIYILAPDQVQLNNCEVVIVEENGSCSTIRLIAKLLRADFALLALGDSPTEIGSGAIERLLQVAEYTDAPMVYADYMELKDGVLSPYPLIDYQPGSLRDDFNFGPVRFFRSEVLKAFRYENYETLKYAGCYALRLRASRMGELIHVPEFLFTKVESDTRSSGEKQFDYVKATARERQLEMEQVCTSHLREIGALLLAPFPETIFSEQFETEATVVIPVRNRVKTIRDAIVSVLIQKTSFHVNLIVVDNYSTDGTSEILREYARQGKLIHLIPERKDLGIGGCWNEAVFHPACGKFTVQLDSDDLYLDENTLQIMVDKFYEDNCAMVIGSYRMTNFNLEEIPPGVIDHREWTDDNGPNNALRINGLGTPRAFYTPILREIRVPNTSYGEDYALGLAISGKYKIGRIYQPVYLCRRWDDNTDASLDLAKMNIHNLYKDRLRTFELQARIQRNKKSDPGKDWFDGS, encoded by the coding sequence ATGAATCCAAAAGTTGACTGTTTTTTTATTTTTACAGATCAGTTTTCCAGTCAAAAACAAATTGATCAATGCCGGGATTCATTACTGGTGAATCAAATATATATTCTCGCTCCCGATCAGGTTCAATTGAATAACTGCGAGGTGGTGATTGTAGAAGAGAATGGCTCCTGTTCAACAATCCGGCTGATTGCCAAATTGCTTCGGGCTGATTTTGCGTTGCTTGCTCTTGGCGATTCACCGACTGAAATTGGCTCAGGGGCAATCGAGCGATTGTTGCAGGTAGCTGAATATACTGATGCACCAATGGTTTATGCCGATTATATGGAATTGAAGGATGGAGTACTTTCGCCTTATCCTTTAATTGATTATCAGCCGGGTAGTTTGCGCGATGATTTTAATTTTGGACCGGTAAGGTTTTTCAGATCTGAAGTTTTAAAAGCTTTCAGGTACGAAAACTACGAAACACTCAAATATGCCGGATGTTATGCACTTCGCTTACGCGCCAGCCGGATGGGAGAGTTGATCCATGTTCCTGAATTCTTGTTTACTAAAGTAGAATCAGATACTCGTTCGTCAGGCGAAAAGCAATTTGATTATGTGAAAGCCACTGCCCGCGAACGCCAGTTGGAGATGGAGCAGGTTTGTACCTCTCATTTAAGAGAAATTGGGGCTCTGTTGCTTGCCCCATTCCCGGAGACTATCTTTTCTGAGCAATTTGAAACCGAAGCAACTGTTGTAATTCCGGTTCGCAATAGGGTAAAAACAATCCGCGATGCCATTGTTTCTGTCCTTATACAGAAAACTTCTTTCCACGTTAACTTGATTGTTGTCGATAATTATTCGACCGACGGAACTTCAGAAATATTGCGCGAATATGCCCGGCAGGGAAAGCTTATACACCTTATTCCTGAACGAAAAGATTTGGGAATTGGAGGTTGCTGGAACGAAGCCGTATTTCACCCCGCTTGTGGGAAATTTACAGTCCAGCTCGATAGCGATGATTTGTATCTCGATGAAAACACGCTTCAAATCATGGTCGATAAGTTTTACGAAGATAATTGTGCCATGGTGATTGGTAGTTATCGGATGACCAATTTTAATCTCGAAGAAATTCCACCAGGAGTAATCGATCACCGCGAATGGACCGACGACAATGGGCCGAATAATGCGCTGCGAATCAATGGACTTGGCACACCCCGTGCTTTTTATACACCTATACTGCGCGAAATTCGTGTCCCGAATACGAGTTATGGCGAAGATTATGCGCTTGGATTGGCCATTTCAGGAAAATATAAAATCGGAAGGATTTATCAACCCGTTTATTTGTGCCGGAGGTGGGACGATAATACTGATGCTTCGCTGGATCTTGCAAAAATGAATATCCACAATTTGTATAAAGATCGCTTGCGTACGTTTGAACTTCAGGCTCGTATACAGCGAAACAAAAAATCTGATCCGGGAAAAGACTGGTTCGATGGAAGTTAA
- a CDS encoding DUF4249 domain-containing protein — protein sequence MKIINRNLFVLLTALLLTSCIERYLPVTELDFKPRLVIDGNISTDGSDQEIVISESSQTEKPVFVAVSGCKVSVEDNKGNSFLFNESNNKGHYVGKIDGSLLVIGEKYRLHVKTSMGTEYISSYEELTPCPEVDRVYYEVQTKQTENPDITENGLQFYIDFKGDANSGHFYRLQLTQTYEYHSKWPLDKWLGKDGFHDLVDPDYSNFVCYRTDKLKSIYVLSTDGFSQNKFSKYKLHFVEDQTEVLMYKYSLLVNQYSLTKRAYNYWENLRKNNQETVDLFGKQPANVKGNISNVSDTTDVALGYFTISSVQSKRIMVTPVEGLYFNHFLRCQADIIDGPLPAERPLYYVTDYDANGNIYTGLGAPSCIDCTLVGGTTVKPPYWDEK from the coding sequence ATGAAAATAATTAATCGAAATTTATTTGTTTTGTTGACAGCACTATTGTTAACATCATGCATAGAACGCTACCTACCTGTCACTGAACTCGATTTCAAACCGAGACTCGTTATCGATGGGAATATTAGTACCGATGGAAGCGATCAGGAGATTGTGATTTCCGAATCGTCGCAAACCGAAAAGCCTGTATTTGTGGCGGTATCAGGTTGTAAGGTAAGCGTGGAAGATAATAAGGGGAACAGTTTTCTGTTTAATGAATCGAATAATAAAGGTCACTATGTTGGTAAAATCGATGGTTCTCTACTTGTTATTGGTGAAAAGTATCGTTTACACGTTAAAACTTCAATGGGAACTGAATATATCAGTTCGTATGAAGAATTAACGCCTTGTCCTGAAGTGGATCGTGTTTATTATGAAGTGCAAACCAAACAGACCGAGAATCCTGACATTACTGAAAATGGATTGCAGTTTTATATTGATTTCAAAGGGGATGCAAATTCCGGGCATTTTTACCGTTTGCAGCTCACTCAAACGTATGAATATCATTCAAAATGGCCATTGGATAAATGGTTAGGTAAAGATGGTTTTCACGATTTAGTTGATCCAGATTATTCCAATTTTGTTTGTTATAGAACCGATAAGTTGAAAAGTATCTATGTGTTGTCGACCGATGGTTTTAGCCAAAACAAATTTTCAAAATACAAGCTGCATTTTGTTGAAGACCAAACAGAGGTTTTGATGTACAAATACAGTTTGCTGGTCAATCAGTATTCACTCACAAAAAGGGCCTACAATTATTGGGAAAACCTCCGGAAAAACAATCAGGAGACTGTTGATTTATTTGGGAAACAGCCTGCTAACGTAAAGGGAAATATATCTAATGTTAGTGATACAACCGATGTCGCTTTGGGATATTTTACAATTTCGTCGGTTCAAAGTAAACGGATAATGGTTACGCCAGTTGAAGGATTGTACTTTAATCATTTTTTACGTTGTCAGGCTGACATCATTGATGGTCCTCTTCCGGCAGAACGCCCACTTTATTATGTGACCGATTACGATGCGAACGGGAACATTTACACCGGACTAGGAGCCCCATCATGTATTGATTGCACTTTGGTAGGTGGGACAACAGTAAAACCTCCTTATTGGGACGAGAAATGA
- a CDS encoding helix-turn-helix domain-containing protein produces MVIHYQKDFGPGNIRELENCIERACILCKDNVMHCYDLPLSLLAADSTNTKVSVGLTDTVEQIEKQIIREALVSSKGNIAKTADALKVTERMLGIRLKKYDIAS; encoded by the coding sequence ATGGTTATTCATTATCAAAAGGATTTCGGGCCTGGAAATATTCGCGAGTTGGAGAATTGCATCGAACGGGCTTGTATATTGTGCAAAGATAATGTGATGCACTGTTATGATCTGCCACTATCTTTGCTAGCTGCCGATTCTACCAATACAAAAGTTTCCGTAGGTTTGACCGACACTGTTGAACAGATTGAAAAGCAGATTATTCGCGAGGCCTTGGTTAGCTCGAAAGGAAATATTGCCAAGACTGCCGACGCGTTGAAAGTAACCGAGCGAATGCTTGGCATCCGCTTAAAAAAATACGACATTGCTTCATGA
- a CDS encoding GNAT family N-acetyltransferase, with protein sequence MELSIIQVDLQNQLHCTQVVKLLNDYMKDPMGNNRPMPTGLGTQIISGLKKHSGFLGFFVMADDQFAGLANCNVNFSTFQAKPLINIHDFIVAPECRNIGAGHFLLRGIINYASQNGFCRVNLEVREDNLTAKSLYKKMGFTDCVPRMMFWEKKL encoded by the coding sequence ATGGAACTCTCAATCATTCAAGTCGATCTACAAAACCAGTTGCATTGCACCCAGGTGGTCAAACTGCTCAACGATTACATGAAAGATCCCATGGGAAATAACCGGCCCATGCCCACAGGATTGGGAACTCAAATCATTTCAGGATTAAAAAAACACTCCGGATTTCTTGGGTTCTTTGTAATGGCCGACGATCAGTTTGCCGGCTTGGCCAATTGTAACGTCAATTTCTCCACATTTCAGGCTAAGCCACTCATAAATATCCATGATTTTATTGTCGCACCCGAATGCCGTAACATAGGTGCCGGCCATTTTTTATTGCGCGGAATCATCAATTATGCTTCTCAAAATGGTTTTTGTCGCGTCAATCTTGAAGTACGCGAAGACAATCTCACTGCCAAATCGCTCTACAAAAAAATGGGTTTCACCGATTGTGTGCCCAGAATGATGTTCTGGGAGAAAAAGCTATAA
- a CDS encoding glycoside hydrolase family 10 protein, translating to MLKFLFLFFFFLSFDLCAQLAPKREFRAVWVATVNNIDWPSKPGLSTEQQMKEVIDILNMHSKNGMNAIIMQIRPSADAFYHSDLEPWSKYLTGTQGKAPNPFYDPLQFWINECHKRNMEFHAWLNPFRVAQNINDPLAANHIAFKHSDWIVNYGGKLYFDPGLPQTREFVVKVVIDIVSRYDVDAIHFDDYFYPYPLKEDFPDENSFAQFNRGFQADQKANWRRDNVDILIKTLSENIKKTKPWVKFGISPFGVWRNKADDPEGSETTAGTTNYDHLYADILKWQKNGWIDYCLPQLYWQIGHPSVDFLTLSKWWAAHTYGRAMYIGQAVYKLEANSTVPDWKDPNQLVKQIQIIRQIPQLGGSAFYSSVHFKRDLFGFDQNLRDNLYKFPALVPQMPWIDKKAPESPTHFKKRGHKLKWKSSKTENDMDKVANYVVYLNPVGQQFDVRNPENIFTITKHKSIKFKQNSRKLQRKYEVRISALDRLHNESEISKVKVLKL from the coding sequence ATGCTTAAGTTTCTTTTTCTTTTCTTTTTCTTTTTATCATTTGATTTGTGTGCTCAATTAGCCCCTAAGCGAGAATTTAGAGCCGTTTGGGTGGCAACGGTGAACAACATCGACTGGCCTTCAAAGCCTGGACTTTCAACTGAACAACAAATGAAGGAAGTCATTGACATTCTAAATATGCATTCTAAAAATGGAATGAATGCCATCATCATGCAAATCAGGCCTTCCGCCGATGCTTTTTATCATTCAGACCTTGAACCTTGGTCTAAGTATTTAACCGGCACTCAGGGTAAAGCGCCAAATCCATTTTACGATCCACTTCAATTCTGGATTAATGAATGTCACAAGCGTAACATGGAGTTTCATGCATGGTTAAATCCGTTCAGAGTAGCACAAAATATAAATGATCCGCTGGCAGCGAACCACATTGCCTTTAAACATTCTGACTGGATTGTGAACTATGGCGGCAAGTTATACTTTGATCCGGGATTGCCGCAAACCCGGGAATTTGTTGTTAAAGTTGTTATTGACATTGTTTCGCGATACGATGTGGATGCGATCCATTTTGACGATTATTTTTATCCTTATCCGCTGAAGGAAGATTTCCCGGACGAAAATTCATTCGCTCAATTTAATAGGGGTTTTCAGGCCGATCAAAAAGCCAATTGGCGGCGCGACAATGTCGATATTTTAATAAAGACGCTTTCAGAAAATATTAAAAAAACCAAACCTTGGGTGAAATTTGGTATCAGTCCGTTTGGTGTATGGAGAAATAAAGCTGACGATCCGGAAGGATCAGAAACTACTGCAGGAACAACAAACTACGATCATTTGTATGCCGACATTTTGAAATGGCAGAAAAATGGGTGGATTGATTATTGTCTTCCTCAATTGTATTGGCAGATTGGTCATCCGTCAGTCGATTTCCTGACGTTGAGCAAATGGTGGGCGGCTCATACTTATGGCAGGGCAATGTATATTGGTCAGGCAGTTTATAAACTTGAAGCCAATTCAACCGTTCCGGATTGGAAAGACCCGAATCAGTTGGTTAAGCAAATACAGATTATTCGCCAGATTCCTCAGCTTGGTGGAAGTGCTTTTTACAGCAGCGTTCACTTTAAACGCGATTTATTTGGTTTCGATCAAAATCTTCGCGATAACTTGTATAAGTTTCCGGCTCTGGTTCCACAAATGCCTTGGATTGATAAAAAGGCGCCTGAGTCTCCAACGCATTTCAAAAAAAGAGGGCATAAGCTGAAGTGGAAGTCTTCAAAGACAGAAAATGATATGGATAAAGTCGCGAATTATGTGGTTTACTTGAATCCGGTTGGGCAGCAATTTGATGTTAGGAACCCCGAAAATATTTTTACCATTACGAAGCATAAAAGCATAAAATTTAAGCAAAATTCCCGTAAATTACAGAGAAAATATGAAGTGCGCATATCTGCTCTTGATCGGCTTCACAACGAAAGCGAAATAAGTAAAGTGAAAGTGCTTAAACTATAA
- a CDS encoding DUF4056 domain-containing protein gives MKTIRNLLLLTVIYFFAINAYAKAPIFPDKLPDPKPHRIIRTCCSFGTEMQLFAIPGIKLTETTSLDKIGPHHYLGDASEENGIIYSRRGGFIDMAHLRDQSDWTAYLYTQILEHKKKGSLSIILGREGGEKTLNVSIPTNLNNQDLINLAGKIAYDLSVWHEIATWFGASSIPFVPERYSSFSIEDPYSNLLGATIGIQALQSELPYEQAVTQIINKYLKDLDAVSNEAETYLAMEAVRDVWWTRDKKLPSSKVLLQRQLQVYPCLKPWLVPGWSTANQTPLELSVPELASNGQDLNQFYQLEFKLNYKFPFHKMFPERKERNITQNDFNRMIAQVANELTRKENRSLDRKDKIKYSAAN, from the coding sequence ATGAAAACAATTCGAAACCTGTTACTTCTTACGGTAATCTATTTCTTTGCTATTAACGCATACGCAAAGGCTCCAATATTTCCGGATAAACTTCCTGATCCAAAGCCTCACCGCATAATCAGAACTTGTTGTTCGTTTGGTACCGAAATGCAGCTTTTTGCCATTCCTGGAATTAAACTGACCGAAACAACAAGCCTTGATAAAATTGGACCGCATCATTACCTGGGCGATGCCAGTGAAGAAAACGGTATTATTTATTCGCGGCGAGGTGGGTTTATTGATATGGCGCATTTACGCGACCAATCGGACTGGACAGCCTACCTTTACACTCAGATACTTGAACATAAAAAGAAAGGAAGTTTGTCCATTATCCTGGGTCGTGAGGGAGGCGAAAAAACACTAAATGTCTCTATTCCAACAAACCTGAATAACCAGGATCTCATTAACCTTGCCGGAAAAATTGCTTACGATTTATCGGTGTGGCATGAGATTGCCACCTGGTTTGGAGCTTCAAGTATTCCGTTTGTGCCTGAACGATATTCAAGTTTCTCGATTGAAGATCCCTATTCCAATTTGCTGGGCGCCACTATCGGAATTCAGGCTTTACAAAGCGAATTACCATACGAACAAGCTGTAACGCAAATAATTAATAAATACCTGAAAGATTTGGACGCGGTTTCGAATGAAGCTGAAACTTATCTGGCGATGGAAGCCGTTCGTGATGTCTGGTGGACGCGCGACAAAAAACTGCCTAGCAGTAAAGTGCTGTTACAACGTCAACTTCAGGTTTATCCTTGCCTGAAACCTTGGTTGGTGCCAGGCTGGAGCACTGCAAATCAAACCCCTCTTGAATTAAGTGTTCCTGAATTGGCTTCAAATGGACAAGACCTCAATCAGTTTTATCAGTTGGAATTTAAACTAAACTATAAATTCCCTTTTCATAAAATGTTTCCGGAACGTAAAGAAAGAAACATCACTCAAAACGATTTCAACCGAATGATTGCACAAGTTGCCAATGAGCTAACAAGAAAAGAAAACCGATCGCTGGATCGAAAAGATAAAATCAAATACTCGGCTGCAAACTAA
- a CDS encoding TonB-dependent receptor, with the protein MKFSLIYILAFFVFLSGLTAQEKNEIQISGSFHNLTFPEFASQLEQQYQLHFYFEDKWVNSLVVNLEAEKLTIPALMEKLLLPTLLDFVYQPPGTIFILPDKKFIHQLPEYYLSSSGLDSTQNQQRSLTEMEQKYLLGRQPDRIKTIVIGSWDKAKAGKMAVVTGKLTDEETGEALMGAIIYVPELQKGAASDANGFATLTLKPGIYAVAFQYLGMSEVKGNLDVRSDGYFSVTLKKQFHAIDEVLVHGQKAQKRSSKLGMENVSVKTMKELPTLMGEKDVMKVAQMLPGIVSVGEGSAGVNVRGGNADQNLFYLNEIPVYNSSHLFGFFSSINSDIINNFTIYKGQIPAEYGGRLSSVFNVELRKGHKNSFFTQGGISPVSANAEIEIPVVKEKASLILSGRSSYSDWILKRLKDPNLRNSKASFYDFAGSFDYNLNDKNQINILAYNSNDNFNLNGYTEYAYGNLGASVNYVHRFSPGLKSSVSAIGSNYNFETIEKSSASKAYSHSYELSHYEFRGSMSWMANEHHNFKVGTDLIMYDLNRGIINPYGEESLRPSVNLGTEKGLETSVFVDDNISLGPRLNFYAGLRFSMFTELGPKTVREYLPGTSFSDTNVSSTKDYQNGDRISNYNSPELRAGMDFKISENNSVKLSFTQMTQYVFMLSNSISIAPNDQWKLVDTHIKPPTSEQYSAGYYQDFRKHGLSASFELYFKQAHHVVEYKDGADFLASPYVETAILQGDQNAYGAEFMLSKTTGRLTGWLSYTHSRSFITVNGENDWADINQGKKYPSNYDKPHVLNTFLNLEISRRFALSSNLSYSTGRPVTLPQSVYYIDEQPFVEYSGRNEYRIPDYLRLDVALRIEGNLKVKKPMHSYWTIGVYNLTGRSNANSIFFLSEKGRLNGYKYSVIGVPILTISWNWKLGNYENN; encoded by the coding sequence ATGAAATTTTCTCTCATCTATATTCTGGCTTTTTTTGTCTTCCTTTCGGGTTTAACTGCTCAGGAGAAGAACGAGATACAAATAAGCGGTTCGTTCCATAATTTAACTTTTCCGGAGTTTGCAAGCCAGTTGGAGCAACAATACCAACTTCATTTTTACTTTGAGGATAAATGGGTAAATTCTCTTGTTGTGAATCTCGAGGCAGAGAAACTAACCATTCCGGCTTTGATGGAAAAGCTGTTACTTCCAACCCTGTTGGACTTTGTATATCAGCCACCTGGAACAATTTTTATTTTGCCGGACAAAAAATTTATTCATCAACTTCCCGAATATTATTTGTCAAGTTCTGGTCTTGATTCAACACAAAACCAACAGAGAAGTTTGACAGAAATGGAACAGAAATATTTGCTTGGCCGGCAACCTGATCGGATTAAAACAATCGTTATTGGAAGCTGGGACAAAGCAAAAGCTGGTAAAATGGCGGTTGTTACAGGTAAACTAACTGACGAAGAAACTGGGGAGGCGCTTATGGGTGCTATAATTTATGTTCCTGAATTGCAGAAAGGAGCCGCTTCAGATGCGAATGGATTTGCAACTCTTACATTAAAACCTGGAATTTATGCGGTAGCTTTTCAGTATTTGGGAATGAGCGAGGTTAAAGGGAATCTTGATGTTCGTTCTGATGGCTATTTTTCTGTGACTTTGAAGAAGCAATTCCACGCGATAGATGAAGTATTGGTTCATGGGCAAAAAGCACAAAAGAGAAGTTCGAAGTTGGGAATGGAAAATGTTTCTGTAAAAACCATGAAAGAATTGCCAACTTTAATGGGTGAAAAAGACGTGATGAAGGTTGCCCAGATGTTACCCGGAATAGTCAGTGTTGGTGAAGGATCTGCTGGTGTTAACGTACGTGGGGGAAATGCCGATCAGAATTTATTTTACCTGAATGAAATACCGGTCTATAACAGTTCGCATCTTTTTGGATTCTTTTCATCGATTAATTCCGACATCATTAATAATTTTACGATTTATAAAGGCCAGATTCCTGCTGAATATGGAGGTCGTTTATCATCAGTTTTTAATGTAGAGCTCCGAAAAGGACATAAAAATAGTTTTTTTACTCAGGGCGGAATTAGTCCGGTTTCGGCTAATGCTGAAATTGAAATTCCCGTTGTAAAAGAAAAAGCTTCTTTGATTCTGAGTGGTCGCTCCTCCTATTCCGATTGGATTTTGAAACGGTTGAAAGATCCCAATCTGAGAAATAGCAAGGCTTCGTTTTATGATTTCGCAGGATCTTTTGATTATAATTTGAATGATAAAAATCAAATCAATATACTGGCTTACAATAGTAACGATAATTTCAACCTGAATGGATATACCGAATATGCGTACGGAAATCTGGGAGCTTCAGTTAATTATGTACATCGTTTCTCTCCTGGATTAAAATCTTCTGTTTCGGCCATTGGTTCAAACTATAATTTTGAAACGATCGAAAAAAGTTCAGCCAGCAAAGCTTATAGCCACAGTTATGAGTTGAGTCATTATGAGTTCAGGGGTAGCATGAGTTGGATGGCCAATGAACATCATAACTTTAAAGTTGGGACTGATTTGATCATGTACGACTTGAACCGGGGAATTATAAATCCTTACGGTGAAGAATCTCTTAGGCCATCTGTAAATCTCGGAACTGAAAAAGGATTGGAAACCTCAGTCTTTGTTGACGACAACATCAGTCTTGGACCACGACTGAATTTTTATGCCGGACTTCGATTCAGTATGTTTACGGAACTTGGGCCAAAAACCGTAAGGGAGTATTTGCCGGGAACATCGTTTAGCGATACGAATGTAAGTAGCACGAAGGATTATCAAAATGGCGATCGGATATCAAACTACAATAGTCCGGAATTGAGGGCTGGGATGGATTTTAAGATCAGCGAGAACAATTCGGTTAAACTTTCATTTACACAAATGACACAGTATGTGTTCATGTTAAGCAATTCGATATCAATTGCCCCAAATGATCAATGGAAGTTGGTTGACACACACATCAAACCACCAACATCTGAGCAGTACTCCGCAGGTTATTATCAGGATTTCCGCAAGCACGGCTTGAGTGCTTCATTTGAACTTTATTTTAAACAAGCACATCATGTTGTTGAATACAAAGATGGAGCCGATTTTCTGGCTTCACCTTACGTGGAGACTGCGATTCTGCAAGGCGATCAAAATGCTTATGGGGCTGAGTTCATGCTGTCGAAAACAACAGGCCGTCTTACGGGTTGGCTTTCCTATACGCATTCGCGATCTTTTATCACGGTAAATGGTGAGAATGATTGGGCCGACATCAATCAGGGGAAAAAATACCCTTCCAATTACGACAAGCCTCATGTTTTGAATACCTTCCTGAATCTTGAAATATCCAGGCGATTTGCATTGTCAAGCAATCTGTCATATAGTACCGGACGACCGGTGACCTTGCCACAAAGTGTTTATTACATTGATGAACAACCGTTTGTTGAATATTCGGGCAGGAATGAATATCGAATTCCGGATTATCTGAGATTAGATGTTGCTTTAAGAATTGAAGGTAACTTAAAAGTGAAAAAGCCAATGCACAGCTATTGGACCATTGGTGTATATAACCTGACCGGCAGAAGCAATGCGAATTCCATCTTCTTTTTATCCGAAAAAGGAAGGTTGAATGGCTACAAATACTCAGTCATCGGAGTACCTATTTTAACCATATCGTGGAACTGGAAATTAGGGAATTATGAAAATAATTAA
- a CDS encoding DUF2971 domain-containing protein: protein MYKYVDFIGAEAIIGQNTLKFSSPSSFNDPFEFHDGLVEYDISKKYFKEIIKRNTNDNTRIKRQLAIFEKEKEDFVVNLIDQFQSLKRETKICCFSFTNSNILMWSHYSLCHSGLCIQFDQKVLSDTFNKNSLISNVKYARNLNP, encoded by the coding sequence ATGTATAAGTATGTCGATTTTATTGGAGCTGAAGCGATTATAGGACAGAATACATTGAAATTCTCATCTCCAAGCAGTTTTAATGACCCTTTTGAATTTCATGATGGATTAGTCGAATATGATATTTCAAAGAAGTACTTTAAAGAGATCATAAAAAGGAATACTAATGATAATACTAGAATTAAAAGGCAACTAGCTATTTTCGAAAAAGAGAAGGAGGACTTTGTTGTAAATTTGATTGATCAATTTCAATCCTTAAAGAGAGAAACAAAAATTTGTTGTTTTAGCTTTACTAATTCCAATATACTCATGTGGAGCCATTATTCGCTATGCCATAGTGGTCTTTGTATTCAATTTGATCAAAAAGTATTATCGGATACATTTAATAAAAATAGCTTAATCTCTAATGTCAAATATGCCAGAAATCTAAACCCTTGA